The Methanocella sp. genome includes a window with the following:
- a CDS encoding ArsR/SmtB family transcription factor: MDMPYLLDILGNENRRNILTLLSYRPCYVTEISEELGVAPKAIIDHLKILESAGLVVSYHDEQGRKYYEIANNVRIEVSISPLMFEVNVSRIEAGAEEQKVLKERYAVDSEAAMALRQMSDELQRLGRSSAELREAQKAVQGSISEVTGMCIELINRLAADQIEAEILYLLVRGPASYEELTGKLNIPGEEMRGELARLMKKGLVTYMKGSWSIK; the protein is encoded by the coding sequence ATGGATATGCCTTACCTGCTGGACATACTGGGCAACGAGAACCGCCGGAACATCCTGACGCTTCTCTCCTACCGGCCCTGCTATGTCACGGAGATCTCGGAAGAGCTGGGCGTCGCCCCGAAGGCCATCATCGACCACCTTAAAATATTAGAGTCGGCGGGCCTGGTGGTGAGCTACCACGACGAGCAGGGGCGCAAGTACTATGAGATCGCCAATAACGTGCGCATCGAGGTGTCCATCTCCCCGCTCATGTTCGAGGTGAACGTGAGCCGCATAGAGGCGGGCGCCGAGGAGCAGAAGGTTCTCAAGGAGCGCTATGCCGTCGACAGCGAGGCGGCCATGGCACTGCGGCAGATGTCGGACGAGCTCCAGAGGCTCGGCCGGTCCTCAGCCGAATTGAGAGAGGCCCAGAAGGCCGTGCAGGGAAGCATATCGGAAGTCACGGGCATGTGCATCGAGCTGATCAACCGGCTGGCTGCCGACCAGATAGAGGCCGAAATCCTTTATCTGCTGGTCCGCGGCCCGGCGAGCTACGAGGAGCTCACGGGCAAGCTCAACATCCCCGGCGAGGAGATGAGGGGCGAGCTGGCGAGGCTTATGAAAAAGGGCCTGGTGACATACATGAAAGGATCATGGAGTATCAAATGA
- a CDS encoding LarC family nickel insertion protein: MKCLIFDPFCGATEEMLLGAMLACGADEWRVRSAVEGICDAPLDVEDRQNGRMSAKAVAVNKAAARKGHKAMGRDEALEKMNIMHENQPVRVDAMEIVRAMFDAVESLYGKGYRMDVYTMALITGICAAYDAMGRPLVYSTPVAMGGGKAGSGDKRMPIPRPETMRLLEGAKLIVQGGPFDGELLTPGAAATLAYYVKESSRYYPDSYLLAVGYGAGAMSLPMPDVLRAALCEVDDALIVDRMELLETNVDDVTGEVLGALIEDLMGAGAMDVSIVPVTMKKGRSGHIIRAIVKAEDGPAIARKIMLETGSLGVRVMPVKHRFIAKRDIVVMPVTVEDNVYDMRFKVSTDTNGAVLDVSAEYDDARKVARELALPLKTVMRKAEAEAWKKYDAAKR, translated from the coding sequence GTGAAGTGCTTGATCTTTGACCCGTTCTGCGGGGCCACGGAAGAGATGCTCCTCGGCGCCATGCTCGCCTGCGGCGCGGATGAATGGAGGGTGCGCAGCGCGGTCGAAGGCATATGCGACGCGCCCCTGGACGTGGAGGACCGGCAGAACGGGCGCATGAGCGCCAAGGCCGTCGCCGTCAACAAGGCCGCTGCCCGTAAGGGCCATAAGGCCATGGGCCGGGATGAGGCGCTTGAGAAGATGAACATCATGCACGAGAACCAGCCCGTCCGGGTGGACGCCATGGAGATCGTCCGGGCCATGTTCGACGCGGTCGAATCCCTATATGGCAAGGGCTATCGCATGGATGTCTACACCATGGCCCTGATCACGGGCATCTGCGCGGCCTACGATGCAATGGGCCGGCCGCTGGTCTACTCCACGCCGGTCGCCATGGGCGGCGGGAAGGCCGGCTCGGGTGATAAGAGGATGCCCATACCGAGGCCCGAGACGATGCGGCTCCTGGAAGGCGCGAAGCTCATCGTCCAGGGCGGCCCTTTCGACGGCGAGCTGCTCACCCCGGGCGCGGCGGCGACGCTGGCCTACTACGTGAAGGAGTCAAGCCGCTACTACCCCGATAGCTATCTCCTGGCCGTAGGCTACGGAGCCGGCGCGATGAGCCTCCCGATGCCCGATGTGCTGCGCGCCGCTCTATGCGAGGTGGACGACGCCCTCATCGTGGACCGTATGGAGCTTCTGGAGACGAACGTGGACGACGTGACCGGAGAAGTCCTGGGCGCACTCATCGAGGATCTGATGGGGGCGGGCGCCATGGACGTGAGCATCGTGCCCGTCACCATGAAAAAGGGGAGGAGCGGCCATATCATAAGAGCCATCGTCAAGGCGGAGGACGGCCCGGCCATCGCCCGGAAGATCATGCTGGAGACCGGCTCGCTGGGCGTGCGGGTCATGCCGGTGAAGCACCGCTTCATCGCGAAAAGGGACATCGTCGTCATGCCGGTAACAGTCGAGGACAACGTCTACGACATGCGGTTCAAGGTGTCCACGGACACGAACGGCGCCGTTCTGGACGTTTCTGCGGAGTACGACGACGCCCGGAAGGTCGCAAGGGAACTCGCCCTTCCCCTGAAGACTGTGATGAGGAAGGCGGAAGCCGAAGCCTGGAAAAAGTACGACGCGGCTAAACGCTGA
- a CDS encoding DUF1614 domain-containing protein, producing the protein MLLLPFILLAVIALAGLAAADVVGSALGLSPLAALAIYMAILLGGLINIPVYEFKSPGGTEPPMMPYPGARYKIPQWQGHRTVVSVNVGGCIIPVALSTYFALHLPLKELLMTTLIVTLGVYYFARPVRSVGITVPTFVPPFLSVGASLAALSIAGNGFADLARMTFASGVFGTLLGADILHLGSIRSIGSDFVSIGGAGTFDGIIVTGVIGTIIAAILTTI; encoded by the coding sequence TTGTTACTTCTGCCGTTCATCCTGCTCGCTGTCATTGCGCTGGCCGGCCTGGCCGCCGCGGACGTCGTGGGAAGCGCGCTGGGGCTGTCGCCGCTGGCGGCGCTGGCCATCTACATGGCAATACTTCTGGGCGGCCTGATCAATATACCCGTATACGAGTTCAAGAGCCCCGGCGGCACGGAGCCACCGATGATGCCCTACCCGGGCGCCCGTTATAAGATCCCCCAGTGGCAGGGCCACCGCACAGTGGTCTCCGTAAACGTGGGCGGCTGCATCATCCCCGTCGCCCTGAGCACCTATTTTGCGCTTCACCTCCCTCTTAAGGAGTTACTGATGACCACGCTCATCGTGACGTTGGGCGTGTATTACTTCGCCCGCCCCGTGCGGAGCGTCGGCATCACGGTGCCCACGTTCGTGCCGCCCTTCCTGTCCGTGGGCGCCTCGCTGGCAGCGCTCTCCATCGCAGGCAACGGCTTCGCGGACCTGGCCCGCATGACATTCGCCTCGGGCGTGTTCGGCACCCTCCTCGGCGCGGACATCCTGCACTTAGGCAGTATTCGCAGCATCGGCTCTGACTTCGTGAGCATCGGCGGTGCTGGCACCTTCGACGGCATAATCGTCACGGGCGTCATCGGGACCATCATCGCCGCCATCCTCACGACCATCTGA
- a CDS encoding CDC48 family AAA ATPase: MADKNEVTLRVQEAYHRDVGRGIARIDMETMKKLGMVSGDIIEIEGKGAASYAVVWPGYPSEEGKGVILIDGNTRANAKVGIDDRVKVRKIQAKPAERITLAPTQPIRITGGEYYLLKLLEGRPISKGQTIRVEMLGSPMQFIVTSTRPAGAVIADRRTEITISEKPAAEKPEKVPRLTYEDIGGLKREIGLVREMIELPLRHPELFQKLGIDPPKGVLLYGPPGTGKTMIAKAVASETDANFISISGPEIMSKYYGESEKQLRDIFKEAEDNAPSIIFIDEIDSIAPRREEVTGEVERRVVAQLLALMDGLQARGQVIVVAATNRPNAVDPALRRGGRFDREIEIGVPDKNGRLEILHVHTRGMPMAGDVDLEKLASVTHGFVGADLASLAKEAAMHALRTILPEIDIDKEIPQEVMDKLQIKMDDFEDALKNIEPSAMREVFVEVPNVHWSDIGGLESVKQELRETVEWPLKYKDVFDITHTNAPKGILVFGPPGTGKTLLAKAVANESEANFISVKGPEVLSKWVGESEKAVRETFRRARQSAPTIIFFDEIDAIAPTRGASFDSHVTERVVSQLLTELDGLEELRSVVVLAATNRPDMVDTALLRPGRLDRLLYIPPPDEKSRVEIFRIHTVGKPLGPDVDFQALAKCTPEYVGADIEAVCREASMMAIRDYINGSMSPEEAKAKAVDIRIGMKHFDAALKKIKPSASRESMKQYERLAENFARQVTTIEEEAGQEPAKAESKKEEKEKKEKKPAEVRTAS; this comes from the coding sequence ATGGCTGACAAAAATGAAGTGACGCTGCGGGTACAGGAGGCCTATCACAGGGACGTGGGCAGGGGCATCGCCCGCATCGACATGGAGACTATGAAGAAGCTCGGCATGGTGAGCGGCGACATCATCGAGATCGAGGGCAAAGGCGCTGCCTCGTACGCGGTCGTATGGCCAGGCTATCCGAGCGAGGAAGGCAAGGGAGTAATACTCATCGATGGCAACACCAGGGCGAACGCCAAGGTCGGCATCGATGACCGCGTTAAGGTAAGGAAGATCCAGGCAAAGCCCGCGGAGAGGATCACGCTCGCCCCCACGCAGCCCATCCGCATCACGGGCGGCGAATATTACCTTCTTAAGCTGCTGGAAGGCCGGCCCATTTCTAAGGGCCAGACGATACGCGTGGAAATGCTCGGCAGCCCCATGCAGTTCATCGTGACGTCAACCCGGCCCGCCGGAGCGGTCATCGCCGACAGGCGCACGGAGATCACGATCAGCGAGAAGCCCGCGGCCGAGAAGCCGGAGAAAGTGCCGCGGCTGACCTACGAGGACATCGGCGGCCTGAAGAGGGAGATCGGCCTGGTCAGGGAGATGATCGAGCTGCCGCTGAGGCATCCCGAGCTGTTCCAGAAGCTGGGCATCGACCCGCCGAAGGGCGTGCTGCTCTACGGCCCGCCGGGCACCGGCAAGACCATGATCGCCAAAGCCGTGGCCAGCGAGACCGACGCGAATTTCATCAGCATCAGCGGCCCGGAGATCATGTCCAAATACTACGGCGAGTCCGAGAAGCAGCTGCGCGACATCTTCAAGGAGGCCGAGGACAACGCCCCCTCCATCATATTCATCGACGAGATCGACTCGATAGCGCCGAGGCGTGAGGAAGTGACCGGCGAAGTGGAAAGGCGTGTCGTGGCCCAGCTGCTGGCCCTTATGGACGGCCTGCAGGCCCGGGGCCAGGTCATCGTCGTGGCCGCGACGAACCGGCCCAATGCCGTGGACCCGGCGCTACGCCGCGGCGGCCGGTTCGACCGGGAAATAGAGATCGGCGTGCCGGACAAGAACGGCCGGCTGGAGATCCTGCACGTCCACACGCGGGGCATGCCCATGGCCGGGGACGTTGACCTGGAGAAGCTGGCGAGCGTGACCCACGGCTTCGTGGGCGCCGACCTGGCGTCGCTCGCCAAGGAGGCGGCGATGCACGCCCTCAGGACCATCCTGCCGGAGATCGACATCGATAAGGAGATCCCGCAGGAGGTCATGGACAAGCTGCAGATAAAGATGGACGACTTCGAGGACGCCCTGAAGAACATCGAGCCCTCGGCCATGAGGGAAGTGTTCGTCGAGGTGCCGAATGTGCACTGGTCCGACATCGGCGGCCTGGAGAGCGTCAAGCAGGAGCTGAGAGAGACCGTGGAGTGGCCCCTGAAGTATAAGGACGTCTTCGATATCACCCACACCAATGCCCCCAAGGGCATACTGGTCTTCGGCCCGCCCGGGACGGGCAAGACGCTGCTCGCGAAGGCGGTGGCCAACGAGTCGGAGGCCAACTTCATAAGCGTGAAGGGCCCTGAAGTCCTGTCGAAGTGGGTCGGGGAGTCCGAGAAGGCCGTGCGCGAAACGTTCCGCCGTGCCAGGCAGAGCGCGCCCACGATCATCTTCTTCGACGAGATCGACGCCATCGCCCCGACGAGAGGGGCGAGCTTCGACTCCCACGTGACGGAGAGGGTCGTGAGCCAGCTGCTGACGGAGCTGGACGGGCTCGAGGAGCTCCGCAGCGTCGTCGTGCTGGCGGCCACGAACCGGCCGGACATGGTGGACACGGCGCTGCTGAGGCCGGGCCGCCTGGACAGGCTTCTGTACATCCCGCCCCCCGACGAGAAGTCCCGGGTCGAGATCTTCAGGATCCACACCGTGGGCAAGCCCCTGGGCCCGGACGTCGACTTCCAGGCCCTCGCGAAGTGCACGCCCGAATACGTGGGCGCCGACATCGAGGCCGTTTGCCGCGAGGCGTCCATGATGGCCATTCGCGATTACATCAACGGCAGCATGTCGCCCGAGGAAGCGAAGGCGAAGGCCGTCGACATCAGGATCGGCATGAAGCACTTCGACGCCGCGCTGAAAAAGATCAAGCCTTCGGCGTCGAGGGAGAGCATGAAGCAGTACGAGCGCCTCGCGGAGAACTTCGCCCGGCAGGTCACCACCATCGAGGAGGAGGCCGGGCAGGAGCCCGCGAAGGCCGAGAGTAAGAAGGAAGAGAAGGAAAAGAAGGAAAAGAAGCCGGCCGAAGTGAGGACGGCTTCCTAA
- a CDS encoding CDC48 family AAA ATPase: protein MKELYLKVAKALPSDFGRGIARIDPNTLLELKLSPGDIIEIEGKRATVAKVWRAEKQDWGQEMIRIDGFTRQNADVGIGERVKVKKSTVKDAVHIVLAPPEGTAIQFSGNAVEMIKHQLLKRPVMLGDVVPLMSSMPNPFMGRTLSNQAIPLIAVKVDPAGSVIIGENTEIELRDKPVRGYEQVKTTGISYEDIGGLKDEVQRVREMIELPMKHPELFQQLGIEPPKGVLLHGPPGTGKTLLAKAVANECGAEFFSIAGPEIMSKYYGESEQRLREIFENARDNAPSIIFIDELDSIAPRREEVTGEVERRVVAQLLTMMDGLEERGQVVVIGATNRVDAVDPALRRGGRFDREIEIGVPDVHDRLEILQIHTRGMPLENVNLEKLASITHGFVGADLSGLAKEAAMKALRRYLPNLDLEKEVPREFLETMRVTNNDFAEALKEVQPSAMREIFIEPTHTKWSDVGGLEEAKQEIIETIEWPLKNPKKFADMGIRPPKGIVLYGPPGTGKTLLAKAVANESEANFISIRGPELLSKWVGESEKAVRETFRKARQVAPAIIFFDELDALTPARSSSEGGLQNVERSIVNQLLTELDGMVELEGCVVIGATNRPDIIDSALLRPGRFDRLVYVGPPSADGRASIFKIHTHYNTLEDKMLRDLQGKIKLDRKIHLVELFDLLKPYTNVQVRSICAAAAEVAAKEPENGPLTMKHFKEALTMARADPALLSREKGDGTPEDGQPFYEGVMPLSVDVDFQELADLTENFVGSDIEAVCREAAMLALRESFEAKTVEMRHFREALKKVKPTMNDMVKGYYQGIRDNFKGGVSKEIQKVFATDQYV from the coding sequence ATGAAGGAATTATATCTTAAGGTAGCAAAGGCGCTGCCCAGCGACTTCGGGAGGGGCATCGCGCGCATCGATCCCAACACGCTCCTGGAGTTGAAACTCTCTCCGGGCGACATCATCGAGATCGAGGGTAAGCGGGCCACCGTCGCCAAGGTCTGGCGCGCCGAAAAGCAGGACTGGGGCCAGGAGATGATCCGCATCGACGGCTTCACCCGGCAGAACGCCGACGTGGGCATCGGTGAACGGGTCAAGGTCAAGAAGTCCACGGTCAAGGACGCGGTGCATATCGTGCTCGCGCCCCCCGAGGGCACGGCCATCCAGTTCAGCGGCAACGCGGTCGAGATGATCAAGCACCAGCTTTTAAAGCGCCCCGTCATGCTGGGCGACGTGGTGCCGTTGATGAGCAGCATGCCGAACCCGTTCATGGGCCGGACGCTGTCCAACCAGGCGATACCGCTGATAGCGGTCAAAGTCGACCCCGCCGGCTCCGTGATAATCGGCGAGAACACCGAAATAGAGCTAAGAGACAAGCCCGTCCGGGGCTACGAGCAGGTCAAGACGACCGGAATATCCTATGAGGACATCGGCGGCCTCAAGGACGAAGTGCAGCGAGTAAGAGAAATGATCGAGCTGCCCATGAAGCACCCGGAGCTGTTCCAGCAGCTCGGTATCGAGCCCCCAAAGGGCGTGCTCCTGCACGGCCCTCCAGGTACCGGTAAAACGCTGCTGGCGAAGGCGGTCGCCAACGAGTGCGGAGCCGAGTTCTTCTCCATCGCCGGCCCGGAGATCATGTCCAAATACTATGGCGAGTCGGAGCAGAGGCTCCGCGAGATCTTCGAGAACGCCCGGGACAACGCGCCGTCCATCATATTCATCGATGAATTAGACTCGATCGCGCCCAGGCGTGAGGAGGTCACGGGCGAGGTCGAAAGAAGGGTCGTGGCGCAGCTGCTGACCATGATGGACGGCCTCGAGGAGCGGGGCCAGGTCGTGGTCATCGGCGCCACCAACAGGGTCGACGCCGTGGACCCGGCGCTACGCCGCGGCGGCCGGTTCGACCGGGAAATAGAGATCGGCGTGCCCGACGTGCACGACCGGCTCGAAATACTGCAGATCCACACCCGCGGCATGCCGCTGGAGAACGTGAACCTGGAGAAGCTCGCCTCTATCACGCACGGCTTCGTGGGCGCGGACCTGTCAGGCCTGGCCAAGGAGGCCGCCATGAAGGCGCTGCGCAGGTATCTGCCCAACCTGGACCTGGAAAAGGAGGTCCCCAGGGAGTTCCTGGAAACGATGCGCGTCACCAACAACGACTTCGCGGAGGCCCTGAAGGAAGTCCAGCCCTCGGCCATGCGGGAGATATTCATCGAGCCCACGCACACGAAGTGGAGCGACGTGGGCGGCCTGGAGGAGGCCAAGCAGGAGATCATCGAGACCATCGAATGGCCCCTGAAGAACCCGAAGAAGTTCGCGGACATGGGCATCAGGCCTCCCAAGGGCATCGTGCTCTACGGCCCGCCGGGCACAGGTAAAACGCTATTGGCGAAGGCGGTCGCCAACGAGTCCGAGGCGAACTTCATCAGCATCCGCGGGCCGGAGCTGCTTTCCAAGTGGGTGGGAGAGTCCGAGAAGGCCGTCCGGGAGACGTTCCGCAAGGCGAGGCAGGTTGCCCCCGCCATCATCTTCTTCGATGAGCTGGACGCGCTGACGCCGGCCCGGAGCTCAAGCGAGGGCGGGCTTCAGAACGTGGAGCGGAGCATCGTCAATCAGCTCCTCACGGAGCTGGACGGCATGGTGGAGCTCGAGGGCTGCGTCGTCATCGGCGCCACCAACCGGCCGGACATCATCGACTCCGCGCTCCTCAGGCCCGGCCGGTTCGACCGGCTCGTCTACGTGGGCCCGCCGTCGGCCGACGGCCGGGCGAGCATCTTCAAGATCCACACCCATTACAACACCCTCGAGGATAAGATGCTCAGGGACCTCCAGGGTAAGATAAAGCTCGACAGGAAGATCCACCTCGTGGAGCTCTTCGACCTTCTTAAGCCCTACACGAACGTGCAGGTGCGGTCCATCTGCGCCGCGGCGGCCGAGGTCGCCGCAAAGGAGCCCGAAAACGGGCCGCTGACCATGAAGCACTTCAAGGAGGCCCTGACGATGGCCAGGGCCGATCCAGCGCTGCTCTCCAGGGAAAAGGGCGACGGCACGCCCGAGGACGGGCAGCCCTTCTACGAGGGCGTCATGCCCCTGTCCGTGGACGTGGACTTCCAGGAGCTGGCGGACCTGACGGAGAACTTCGTGGGCAGCGACATCGAGGCGGTCTGCCGCGAGGCGGCCATGCTGGCCCTGCGGGAGAGTTTCGAGGCGAAGACCGTGGAGATGCGGCACTTCCGCGAGGCCCTGAAAAAGGTGAAGCCCACCATGAACGACATGGTGAAGGGCTATTACCAGGGCATCCGGGATAACTTCAAGGGCGGCGTGTCCAAGGAGATCCAGAAGGTATTCGCGACGGACCAGTATGTATAA
- a CDS encoding PRC-barrel domain-containing protein: MVKVMAKKLSNKKIMGTDGSDMGILYNITCDMRTGDLVDLMVRPDMTLNVENYRTEDGFVLVPFSAVRAVKDYIVVDKKASTT, from the coding sequence ATGGTTAAAGTGATGGCAAAAAAGCTTTCCAACAAGAAGATCATGGGGACCGACGGGTCCGACATGGGCATTTTATACAACATAACCTGTGACATGAGGACGGGCGACCTGGTCGACTTAATGGTCCGCCCGGACATGACGCTCAACGTGGAGAACTACCGGACCGAGGACGGCTTCGTTCTCGTGCCATTCTCCGCCGTCAGGGCCGTCAAGGATTACATCGTCGTGGACAAGAAAGCGTCTACCACGTAG
- the hsp20 gene encoding archaeal heat shock protein Hsp20 gives MVRRRNPFDLFGDFDEMFEEMLKEFENMEPGEHMGGPFFYGFSINQRPGEEPEVREFGNIRPEGGKIEIGERKPLVDVFDNGKTVQIVAEMPGIEKEDVELNAEGRELEIKASHGERKYHEFVELPADVDIESAKASYKNGVLDITLNKVQRPNKRKKINVE, from the coding sequence ATGGTAAGGAGAAGAAACCCATTCGACCTGTTCGGCGATTTCGACGAGATGTTCGAGGAGATGCTGAAGGAGTTCGAGAACATGGAGCCGGGCGAGCACATGGGAGGCCCGTTCTTCTACGGTTTCTCGATAAACCAGCGGCCGGGCGAGGAGCCCGAGGTCCGCGAGTTCGGCAATATCCGCCCTGAGGGCGGCAAGATCGAGATCGGCGAGCGCAAGCCCCTTGTGGACGTGTTCGACAACGGCAAGACCGTGCAGATCGTCGCCGAGATGCCCGGCATCGAGAAAGAGGACGTGGAGCTGAACGCCGAGGGCCGCGAGCTTGAGATCAAGGCCTCTCACGGCGAGCGGAAGTACCACGAGTTCGTGGAGCTTCCGGCGGACGTGGACATCGAATCGGCGAAGGCATCCTACAAGAACGGCGTGCTCGACATTACCCTGAATAAGGTGCAGAGGCCGAACAAGCGGAAAAAGATTAACGTAGAATAA
- a CDS encoding NERD domain-containing protein, with the protein MATLIGSSGAGDDLIRKLHDMGVSRSCTTIRQVMERRDAIDQVIALERERQEHLLEREKRTLRSGMRKRALLDSLLFFNKNKKSREYLKRIDHLDKNRDAIIENNLLYLYREKDVLDRLTREYRSELKGYYGELLVMDTLERLGDEYYVLSDVRITREFGHKFDGKMLKSARVDHVVVSRKGVYCIETKNWNMKWKSEDRPTPGEQARRASYLLYRYLKYTCDIPRIRVMSIVLYTNSTIKGKEDFVRFLRYEDFPAYLEARQEILSDEEVKRVVECLQDRDIRFDDKLPEKDDVKGEEPVVELDLMESSGGETV; encoded by the coding sequence ATGGCAACTTTGATCGGTAGCAGCGGGGCCGGCGACGACCTGATCCGCAAGTTGCACGACATGGGCGTGTCGCGGAGCTGCACCACCATCCGGCAAGTGATGGAACGACGCGATGCCATAGACCAGGTCATAGCGCTGGAAAGGGAGAGGCAGGAGCACCTCCTTGAAAGGGAAAAGAGGACGCTCAGGAGCGGCATGAGGAAGCGCGCGCTGCTCGACTCGCTGCTCTTCTTCAATAAAAATAAGAAGAGCAGGGAGTACCTGAAGCGGATCGACCACCTGGACAAGAACCGGGACGCGATCATCGAGAACAACCTGCTCTACCTTTACCGTGAGAAGGACGTGCTTGACCGGCTGACGAGAGAATACCGGAGCGAGCTGAAAGGCTATTACGGTGAGCTTCTCGTCATGGACACGCTGGAGCGGCTCGGCGACGAGTACTACGTGCTGAGCGACGTGCGCATTACCCGCGAGTTCGGCCATAAGTTCGATGGAAAAATGCTGAAATCAGCCAGAGTTGACCATGTGGTGGTGAGCCGTAAGGGCGTCTACTGCATCGAGACCAAGAACTGGAACATGAAGTGGAAGAGCGAAGACCGGCCCACCCCCGGAGAGCAGGCCCGGAGGGCCTCCTACCTGCTGTATAGATACTTAAAATACACGTGCGACATCCCGCGAATAAGGGTGATGAGCATCGTGCTCTATACCAACAGCACCATCAAAGGAAAGGAGGACTTCGTCCGGTTCCTGCGGTACGAGGACTTTCCCGCGTACCTCGAGGCCCGGCAGGAGATCCTGTCGGACGAGGAGGTCAAGAGAGTCGTGGAATGCCTCCAGGACAGGGACATCCGGTTCGACGACAAGCTCCCCGAAAAAGATGACGTCAAGGGGGAAGAGCCTGTTGTTGAGCTGGATCTCATGGAAAGCTCTGGCGGAGAGACAGTGTGA